The DNA segment TCCGGCATTCTGTTCAGCTGTTGTTTCGCCTCGCGCCGGGTTCTCGTCGAAGCCGACCCGGTCAGCATACGCCAGGTTTTGCATAACCTGATCAAGAACGCCCAGGAAGCCACCACCTCACCCTGCCGTATCGAAATCAAAATCAATAAAGTCGTGCGCAATAACGCCGAATATGCCGAAATGGGCATCTACGACAACGGCAGCGGTTTACATACCGATCAAATCGAAACCATTTTCGAACCCTATGTCACCAGCAAAGCCAAGGGCACCGGCCTGGGGCTGGCGATCGTCAAAAAGATCGTCGAAGAACATGGCGGGGTGATTTGGGTGGATACGTCTTATAATGCCGGAGCTGGCTTTATCATCCAGCTACCGGTCTTTGAATTTGGAAACATTGAATGAACAAACAAGCGCCTTACATATTGGTGGTCGACGACGAACAGGACATTCGTCAACTGGTATCTGAAATTCTGGAAGACGAAGGTTATGACGTCGCGATGGCCGAAAATGCCGCCGAAGCAAAAAAACTGAAAAACCAACGTCCGCCACACCTGATCTTGCTCGACATCTGGATGCCCGATTGCGACGGCATCACCTTGCTGCGGGAATGGGTCGCCGAAGACGAAGCCCTTTGCCCCGTGATCATGATGTCCGGCCACGGCTCGGTGGAATCGGCCGTCGAAGCCACCCGTCTGGGCGCTTATGATTTTCTGGAAAAACCGCTGTCGCTGGCCAAGCTGTTGCTGATCGTCGAGCGCGCATTGGAAACCAGCTCATTGCAACGCGAAAACGCCGGCCTCAAGCAACAATTGATGATAGGCGTCGATCCGGTCGGCAAAAGCGCGGTGGTGGAACGCACCAAGGACAAGGTCAAACGCTTGGCGCAACACGACGCCCGCGTGCTGTTCGTCGGCGAAGCCGGGGTCGGCAAGGAAATGTTTGCCCGCTATCTGCATAACAACAGCCCTCGCCGGGACGGATCGTTCGTCGACGTCTCGGTCGGCAGCATTTCGCCGGAAAACGCGGCGGTGGAATTTTTCGGCCGCGAAGATAACGGCCGGGTTTACCGAGGCCTGCTGGAGCAGGCCCACCGAGGCACTTTATTC comes from the Methylomonas sp. LL1 genome and includes:
- a CDS encoding sigma-54-dependent transcriptional regulator, which translates into the protein MNKQAPYILVVDDEQDIRQLVSEILEDEGYDVAMAENAAEAKKLKNQRPPHLILLDIWMPDCDGITLLREWVAEDEALCPVIMMSGHGSVESAVEATRLGAYDFLEKPLSLAKLLLIVERALETSSLQRENAGLKQQLMIGVDPVGKSAVVERTKDKVKRLAQHDARVLFVGEAGVGKEMFARYLHNNSPRRDGSFVDVSVGSISPENAAVEFFGREDNGRVYRGLLEQAHRGTLFLGEIGGMDPETQARLLSALESSSFLRVGGSQAVRVDVRIVASTRMALDEEVNGGRFRQDLYYLLNEVTLEIQPLREHSEDVPGLLNFYVDHFVVHEKLPFRRFSMAAQNYLRNYSWPGNVRELRNLVQRLMILGAGDDIELDEVKTALGSIAEQPKLGTNVPEFFNLPLKEARDHFEKSYLEYHFEKNGGSVAKLASAIGMERTHLYRKLHSLKIKL